A single region of the Pontibacter kalidii genome encodes:
- a CDS encoding S9 family peptidase has translation MKYPKSKAAASASLLVACLVAGSGCSSSNTGNATSAPAQATTEATAAEPSAPQPPVAKKEPKELTTHGHTRIDNYYWLNDREDQEVIDYLNAENAYTQKMLGHTEQLQQQLYDEIVGRIKQTDASVPYKDNGYWYFVRYEEGKEYPIYARKQGSMEAKEQVMLNANERAEGKSYYAAAGLSVSPNNQLLAFGEDTVSRRQYTIRFKNLQTGELLPDVIPNTTGGAVWANDNKTVYYSVKDPALRSFKIFRHTLGTPAAQDQEIFHEADETFSTYVFKTKSDKYIMIGSHSTMAQEYRFLDANNPNGKFKVIQPRERGLEYSVDHFGDNFYIVTNKDGATNFKLMQTPVNKPGKENWKELLPHREDVLLEGIEIFKDYLTLQERKNGLTQIRVRSWKDPKTDYYIDFEEEAYTAYIGNNPDFDSKELRFGYTSLTTPYSTYDFNMQTKERELLKRDEVVGNFDPNNYEAKRIYATADDGTKIPVSLVYRKGLALNGDNPTLLYAYGSYGNSMNPGFSSVRLSLLDRGFVYAIAHIRGGQEMGRKWYEDGKLLKKKNTFTDFIDASEFLIEQQYTNPDKLFAMGGSAGGLLMGAVVNMRPELYKGVIAAVPFVDVVTTMLDTSIPLTTGEFDEWGNPANKEYYDYMLSYSPYDNVEAKEYPNMLVTTGLHDSQVQYWEPAKWVAKLREMKTDDNMLLLHTNMEAGHGGASGRFQRYKETALQYAFLLNLLEQENQ, from the coding sequence ATGAAATACCCTAAGTCCAAAGCGGCCGCCTCGGCATCGCTTCTGGTCGCCTGCCTGGTGGCGGGCTCCGGCTGCTCCTCCAGTAATACGGGCAACGCCACCTCTGCCCCTGCGCAGGCCACGACCGAGGCCACAGCCGCTGAACCCAGCGCGCCGCAGCCACCGGTGGCCAAAAAAGAGCCCAAGGAACTCACCACCCACGGCCACACTCGCATCGACAACTACTACTGGCTCAACGACCGCGAAGACCAGGAGGTGATCGATTACCTAAACGCGGAGAATGCCTACACCCAGAAAATGCTGGGCCATACCGAGCAACTGCAGCAGCAGCTCTACGACGAAATTGTGGGCCGCATCAAGCAGACCGATGCCTCGGTGCCTTACAAAGACAACGGCTACTGGTACTTTGTGCGCTACGAGGAAGGCAAGGAGTATCCGATTTATGCCCGCAAGCAGGGTAGCATGGAGGCAAAGGAGCAGGTGATGCTCAACGCCAACGAGCGTGCCGAGGGCAAGAGCTACTACGCCGCCGCCGGCCTGAGCGTGAGCCCGAACAACCAACTGCTGGCCTTCGGCGAGGACACCGTGAGCCGCCGCCAGTACACCATCCGCTTTAAAAACCTGCAAACCGGCGAGCTGCTGCCGGACGTTATCCCCAACACCACGGGCGGCGCCGTGTGGGCCAACGACAACAAGACCGTCTACTACTCTGTAAAGGATCCGGCCCTGCGCTCTTTCAAGATCTTCAGGCATACCCTGGGCACCCCGGCCGCCCAGGACCAGGAAATCTTCCACGAGGCTGATGAGACCTTCAGCACCTACGTGTTCAAGACCAAGTCCGATAAGTATATCATGATCGGCAGCCACAGCACGATGGCGCAGGAGTACCGCTTTCTGGACGCCAACAATCCCAACGGCAAATTTAAGGTGATACAGCCGCGGGAGCGTGGCCTGGAGTACAGTGTGGACCACTTCGGTGACAACTTCTACATCGTGACCAACAAAGATGGCGCCACGAACTTTAAGCTGATGCAAACGCCGGTAAACAAGCCGGGCAAGGAGAACTGGAAAGAGCTGCTGCCGCACCGCGAGGATGTGCTGCTGGAGGGCATCGAGATCTTCAAGGACTACCTAACGCTGCAGGAGCGCAAAAACGGCCTCACCCAGATCCGTGTCAGAAGCTGGAAAGACCCCAAGACCGATTACTACATTGATTTTGAGGAAGAGGCCTACACCGCCTACATCGGCAACAACCCGGACTTCGACAGCAAGGAGCTGCGCTTCGGCTATACCTCGCTCACCACCCCCTACTCCACCTACGACTTCAACATGCAGACCAAGGAGCGTGAGCTGCTGAAGCGCGATGAGGTAGTAGGCAATTTCGACCCGAACAACTACGAGGCCAAGCGCATCTACGCCACTGCCGACGACGGTACCAAGATCCCGGTTTCGCTGGTGTACCGCAAAGGCCTTGCCCTGAACGGCGACAACCCAACGCTGCTCTACGCCTACGGCTCTTACGGCAACAGCATGAACCCCGGCTTCAGCTCCGTGCGCCTCAGCCTGCTCGACCGCGGCTTTGTTTACGCTATCGCCCACATCCGCGGGGGGCAGGAGATGGGCCGGAAATGGTACGAGGACGGTAAGCTGCTGAAGAAGAAAAACACTTTCACCGACTTCATCGACGCCTCAGAGTTCCTGATCGAGCAGCAGTACACTAACCCGGATAAACTGTTTGCCATGGGCGGCAGCGCCGGCGGACTGTTGATGGGTGCCGTGGTGAATATGCGTCCGGAGCTCTACAAAGGCGTGATTGCGGCCGTGCCTTTTGTGGACGTGGTGACCACCATGCTCGACACGAGTATTCCGCTGACTACCGGAGAGTTTGATGAGTGGGGCAATCCGGCCAACAAGGAGTACTACGACTACATGCTCTCCTACTCGCCCTACGACAACGTAGAGGCCAAGGAATACCCGAACATGCTCGTGACCACCGGCCTCCACGACTCGCAGGTACAGTATTGGGAGCCGGCCAAGTGGGTAGCCAAGCTGCGCGAGATGAAGACGGACGACAACATGCTGCTGCTGCACACCAACATGGAGGCCGGCCACGGCGGTGCCTCCGGCCGTTTCCAGCGCTACAAGGAGACTGCCTTGCAGTATGCCTTCCTGCTGAATCTGCTGGAACAGGAGAACCAATAG
- a CDS encoding N-acetylmuramoyl-L-alanine amidase yields MKLLVGLWRRTAVKAGAVSLCLLSACAGQAFQIQEKPIVFDEERQQLSLEYMEARYNMKQDAPYIQPKMIVLHWTAIPTLERSFAAMNPTLLPGARTEIGAASNLNVSAQFLVDRDGTVYRQLPDTAFARHVIGLNHCAIGVENVGGGKEGMTKAQLKANEDLVRYLKSKYDIEYLIGHYEYQDFEGHPLWKEVDAGYRTKKVDPGEDFMQKIRERVKDLGLKGSPKS; encoded by the coding sequence ATGAAACTACTTGTAGGATTATGGCGAAGAACAGCCGTAAAGGCGGGCGCCGTTAGCTTGTGCTTGCTGAGTGCCTGTGCCGGGCAAGCCTTCCAGATTCAGGAGAAACCGATCGTTTTTGACGAGGAACGGCAGCAGCTTTCGCTGGAGTACATGGAGGCCCGGTATAACATGAAGCAGGACGCGCCTTACATTCAACCAAAAATGATCGTGCTCCACTGGACGGCCATTCCCACGCTGGAAAGGTCTTTTGCGGCCATGAACCCGACGCTGTTGCCGGGTGCCCGTACCGAGATCGGCGCTGCAAGTAATCTGAATGTGTCGGCCCAGTTTCTGGTAGACCGGGACGGTACCGTTTACCGCCAGCTCCCGGATACTGCCTTTGCCCGCCACGTGATCGGCTTGAACCACTGTGCCATCGGCGTGGAGAACGTAGGAGGCGGCAAGGAAGGCATGACCAAAGCCCAGCTAAAAGCCAACGAGGACCTGGTGCGCTACCTGAAAAGCAAGTATGACATCGAGTACCTGATCGGGCACTACGAGTACCAGGACTTTGAAGGCCACCCGCTCTGGAAAGAGGTGGATGCCGGCTACAGAACCAAAAAAGTGGATCCGGGCGAGGATTTCATGCAAAAGATACGGGAAAGGGTAAAGGACCTGGGGCTGAAGGGATCGCCGAAGTCTTAA
- a CDS encoding N-acetylmuramoyl-L-alanine amidase family protein, which translates to MTRYFTFLLLILSAALCAPVLAQKQQSPLAGKIICLDAGHGGTAATDSYRAGPAGEREEWINLRVALLLQEMLEEKGARVLMTRRADDNIPLADRARLAVENQADVFLSVHHNATADPEANFPIIYFHGNASENQASVALGRDVAQALSAHLYKGNTPVSLVSDHTIFAGAGTKVLRDTYGIPGVIAEASFFTHAAEEKRLKKKKYNRREAQAYVAALEAFFKKPTPAIAPKNSAVSFPPFRAFQEAERMSETAKLWYQDYREGLELMKRNDTASWQQAYELFTRSARSFPDSYVAEQCHENRAILLEKLGRVKEAEQEALRAQEHYVQVAAH; encoded by the coding sequence ATGACGAGATATTTCACTTTCCTGCTGCTCATACTTAGTGCTGCGCTGTGTGCGCCTGTACTGGCCCAGAAGCAGCAAAGCCCGCTGGCGGGAAAGATTATCTGCCTGGATGCCGGGCATGGCGGAACGGCTGCGACAGACAGTTACCGGGCAGGCCCTGCCGGCGAGCGGGAAGAGTGGATAAACCTGCGGGTGGCGCTACTGCTGCAAGAGATGCTGGAGGAGAAAGGAGCCAGGGTGCTGATGACGCGCAGGGCAGATGATAACATTCCGCTGGCAGACCGCGCCAGGCTAGCGGTGGAGAACCAGGCAGACGTTTTCCTGTCGGTGCACCACAACGCCACGGCAGACCCGGAGGCGAACTTTCCGATCATCTATTTCCACGGCAACGCCTCTGAGAACCAGGCGAGCGTGGCTTTAGGGAGGGATGTGGCACAGGCGCTTTCGGCACACTTGTATAAGGGCAACACACCGGTGAGTCTGGTGTCGGACCATACTATTTTCGCGGGGGCCGGCACCAAAGTGCTGCGCGATACCTACGGCATACCCGGAGTGATTGCGGAAGCGTCGTTTTTCACCCATGCAGCGGAGGAGAAGCGGCTGAAGAAGAAAAAGTATAACCGCAGGGAGGCGCAGGCTTATGTGGCAGCGCTGGAAGCGTTCTTCAAAAAGCCGACGCCAGCTATTGCGCCTAAGAACTCAGCGGTGAGCTTCCCGCCCTTCAGGGCGTTTCAGGAGGCCGAGCGCATGAGCGAAACCGCGAAGCTTTGGTATCAGGATTACCGGGAGGGGCTTGAGCTGATGAAGAGGAATGACACGGCCTCTTGGCAGCAGGCCTATGAGCTGTTCACCCGATCCGCCCGCTCGTTCCCTGATTCCTATGTGGCGGAACAGTGTCATGAAAACAGAGCTATCCTTTTAGAGAAGTTAGGCAGAGTCAAAGAGGCAGAGCAGGAGGCCTTGCGGGCACAAGAACATTATGTGCAGGTAGCCGCACACTAA
- a CDS encoding serine hydrolase translates to MKKFSLIGLALILLSISINAMAQNSAQKVLRQQTEEQLKDIVSRSPAVTGLVAVDLTSGDTFSFNPDVVFPQASAIKIPILMNVYQQAHEGRFSLSDIKKVSPADVVGGTGILKDLKTIPSTSIYDLGVLMITLSDNTATNSLIDLVSMKEVNAMLRSLGAKQTLVQRKMINAAASGRGEENLSTPADAARILQLFYKGEFIDKATSEEIMSILKRTDRQTSRLAAGLPEAVPIAFKPGVLNGVSTEWALVLLPERPYAVAVMESYKVKGQSEDTVEQLSEVLYRYFWRMGNATRYGTYVDPKLIK, encoded by the coding sequence ATGAAGAAATTCTCCCTCATCGGCCTCGCGCTGATTTTGCTAAGTATAAGTATAAATGCTATGGCACAGAACTCTGCCCAAAAGGTGCTGCGGCAGCAAACCGAGGAACAATTAAAAGATATTGTTAGCCGCTCACCGGCCGTTACCGGGCTCGTGGCCGTAGATCTTACCTCAGGCGATACGTTCTCCTTTAACCCGGACGTGGTGTTTCCGCAGGCCAGTGCGATTAAAATTCCCATCCTGATGAACGTGTACCAGCAGGCGCACGAGGGAAGGTTCTCGCTTTCTGATATAAAGAAAGTTTCCCCCGCGGATGTGGTGGGAGGAACCGGAATCCTGAAAGACCTGAAGACAATCCCGTCTACGAGCATTTATGACCTGGGCGTGCTGATGATCACGCTGAGTGATAACACCGCCACCAATTCGCTCATCGACCTGGTCAGTATGAAGGAGGTAAATGCCATGCTGCGATCACTGGGGGCAAAGCAGACGCTGGTGCAGCGCAAGATGATCAACGCGGCAGCCTCTGGCAGGGGCGAGGAGAATCTGTCAACTCCGGCCGACGCGGCCAGGATACTGCAGCTGTTCTACAAGGGCGAGTTCATCGACAAAGCCACTTCCGAGGAGATCATGTCTATACTTAAAAGAACAGACCGCCAGACGAGCAGGTTGGCCGCCGGCCTTCCCGAAGCGGTGCCAATAGCCTTTAAGCCGGGTGTGCTGAATGGTGTTTCTACGGAGTGGGCGCTTGTGCTGCTACCTGAGCGACCCTATGCGGTGGCGGTAATGGAAAGCTATAAAGTGAAGGGGCAGTCGGAAGATACGGTGGAACAGCTGTCAGAGGTGCTTTACCGGTATTTCTGGCGCATGGGCAATGCCACCCGCTACGGCACCTACGTAGATCCGAAGCTGATTAAATAG
- a CDS encoding zinc-binding dehydrogenase: MRAVYLEDINKPFTIIDTAKPTAGPGEVVVQVKAAALNRRDVWIQKGRYFIKKYPAILGSDCAGVVAELGEGVDKMWQGQEVFVDPATDWGDNPRAHSEKFRILGMPENGAFAEYVKVPAANLYQKPLHLSFEEAAALPLAGVTAYRALFTKCQLQPGERVLVTGAGGGVALLAIQFALAAGAQVWVTSGAEEKIGLAKDLGAAGGINYKTENWGKLLKEQTGGFDVLIDSAAGEGFVQLVKLARPGGRIGIYGGTTGLIGQLNPAELFWKQLSIFGSTMGTAQDFADMVKFVEEKEIRPVVDIVYPLEKVEEAMRYIEAGKQFGKIVLQVG, encoded by the coding sequence ATGAGAGCAGTATACTTAGAGGATATCAACAAGCCATTTACGATAATAGACACAGCCAAACCCACGGCCGGGCCCGGCGAGGTGGTGGTGCAGGTGAAGGCTGCCGCCCTGAACCGCCGCGATGTATGGATACAGAAAGGGCGCTACTTCATCAAGAAATACCCCGCCATACTTGGCTCCGATTGCGCCGGGGTGGTGGCAGAACTGGGCGAGGGCGTGGATAAGATGTGGCAGGGACAGGAGGTGTTCGTAGACCCAGCCACCGATTGGGGTGATAACCCACGGGCACACTCGGAGAAGTTCAGGATACTGGGCATGCCGGAGAACGGAGCCTTTGCCGAGTATGTAAAGGTGCCGGCTGCCAACCTGTACCAGAAGCCGCTGCACCTGAGCTTCGAGGAAGCTGCCGCCCTGCCGCTGGCCGGCGTAACGGCGTACCGCGCGCTGTTCACCAAGTGCCAGCTGCAGCCCGGCGAACGGGTGCTGGTAACGGGGGCAGGAGGGGGCGTGGCCTTGCTGGCCATACAGTTTGCCCTGGCCGCCGGCGCCCAAGTATGGGTTACGTCAGGGGCGGAGGAGAAAATCGGCCTGGCCAAAGACCTGGGCGCAGCCGGAGGTATAAACTACAAAACCGAGAACTGGGGCAAGCTGCTGAAGGAGCAAACCGGCGGCTTTGATGTGCTGATCGACAGTGCGGCCGGCGAGGGTTTTGTGCAGCTGGTGAAGCTGGCCAGGCCGGGCGGGCGCATCGGTATCTATGGCGGCACCACCGGCCTGATCGGGCAGCTAAACCCGGCGGAGCTCTTCTGGAAGCAGCTCTCTATTTTCGGTAGCACCATGGGCACCGCCCAGGATTTTGCCGACATGGTAAAGTTTGTGGAGGAGAAGGAAATTCGGCCGGTGGTGGACATCGTGTACCCGCTGGAGAAAGTGGAGGAGGCCATGCGTTACATAGAGGCCGGGAAGCAGTTTGGCAAGATCGTGCTGCAGGTGGGGTAG
- a CDS encoding GNAT family N-acetyltransferase: protein MSRSPLIRQATANDLPLLMQLAAATWEPTYGSILAKEQIDYMFEVIYSREALERQMQEGQTFLILEESGKPVGFAAFSVKDEAAKAYKLNKIYLLPQTQGKGYGKALLQAVEQEVKLSGATLLDLNVNRHNPAKGFYERCGYQVHQQEDIPIGPYWMNDYVMRKKL from the coding sequence ATGAGCAGAAGCCCCCTTATCCGCCAGGCCACCGCCAACGATCTCCCGTTACTGATGCAACTGGCTGCGGCCACCTGGGAGCCAACGTACGGCAGCATCCTTGCTAAGGAGCAAATTGACTATATGTTTGAGGTGATCTACTCCCGGGAAGCACTGGAGAGACAGATGCAGGAGGGGCAGACGTTTCTAATTCTGGAGGAATCCGGAAAGCCTGTTGGTTTTGCTGCTTTCTCGGTTAAAGACGAGGCTGCCAAGGCATACAAACTGAACAAGATCTACCTGCTGCCCCAAACGCAGGGCAAAGGCTACGGAAAGGCGTTGCTGCAGGCCGTGGAGCAAGAGGTAAAGCTATCGGGAGCTACCCTGCTTGACCTGAACGTGAACCGCCACAATCCGGCCAAGGGCTTTTATGAGCGCTGCGGCTACCAGGTGCATCAGCAGGAGGACATCCCGATCGGCCCTTACTGGATGAACGATTACGTCATGCGCAAGAAGCTGTAA
- a CDS encoding S8 family serine peptidase, producing MKNRLHFKSVMRSVMLGAAAVTFSCTFTACDNESGDVAEPVAEFQAESQNGAIIAGKYIVVYKDGASLRASEAASYEQRVEMVRDFSKNIMAENGISNFKVEQAYGQAIKGVAVEMSAEEASKLRQDPRVDYVEPDRIVMLAKPGTGGGGGSAGQTVPYGVTRVGSGSGAGKTAWVIDSGIDLDHPDLNVDVARSITVFTSGRDAGSADDGNGHGTHVAGTIGAKNNTVGVLGVAYDATVVAVKVLDSRGSGSYSGVIAGVDYVAANGKSGDVANMSLGGPVSQALDDAVVAAASKGIKFALAAGNESTHANNSSPARANHANIYTVSAMDANDRFASFSNYGNPPVDYCAPGVSINSTWKSGGYNTISGTSMASPHVAGLLLLGNIATDGYVNGDPDGNADPIAHR from the coding sequence ATGAAAAACAGATTACATTTTAAAAGTGTGATGCGCTCCGTTATGTTGGGAGCGGCGGCAGTAACCTTTTCCTGTACCTTCACCGCCTGCGATAATGAGTCGGGCGACGTGGCAGAACCAGTGGCAGAATTCCAGGCCGAAAGTCAGAATGGTGCAATTATCGCTGGCAAGTACATTGTTGTATATAAGGATGGTGCCAGCCTCCGCGCAAGTGAGGCTGCCTCTTACGAGCAACGTGTGGAGATGGTGCGTGACTTCAGCAAAAACATCATGGCTGAGAACGGCATCAGCAACTTTAAAGTGGAGCAGGCTTACGGCCAGGCTATAAAAGGTGTGGCTGTGGAGATGTCTGCTGAGGAGGCTTCGAAGCTTCGCCAGGACCCGCGCGTGGATTACGTGGAGCCAGACAGAATCGTGATGCTGGCTAAGCCAGGCACAGGTGGTGGCGGCGGTTCTGCCGGCCAGACAGTGCCTTACGGTGTTACGCGTGTTGGCAGCGGAAGCGGAGCCGGTAAAACTGCCTGGGTGATCGACTCCGGCATCGACCTGGACCACCCAGACCTCAACGTAGACGTGGCTAGAAGTATAACTGTATTCACCTCTGGCAGAGATGCCGGCTCGGCTGATGACGGAAATGGCCACGGCACGCACGTAGCCGGTACTATCGGTGCTAAAAACAACACGGTAGGGGTGCTGGGTGTGGCCTATGACGCTACTGTGGTAGCCGTTAAAGTGCTCGACTCGCGCGGTAGCGGTTCCTACTCGGGTGTGATCGCCGGTGTGGATTATGTGGCTGCCAACGGTAAGTCTGGCGATGTGGCCAACATGAGCCTTGGCGGACCTGTTTCGCAGGCCCTGGACGACGCTGTGGTAGCGGCTGCCTCTAAAGGCATTAAGTTTGCCCTGGCTGCCGGAAACGAGAGCACGCATGCCAACAACTCATCCCCGGCCCGTGCCAACCATGCCAACATTTACACGGTGTCAGCGATGGACGCCAACGATCGTTTTGCTTCGTTCTCTAACTATGGCAACCCGCCGGTAGACTACTGCGCTCCAGGAGTGAGCATCAACTCTACCTGGAAAAGCGGAGGCTACAACACCATCAGCGGCACGTCTATGGCGTCTCCGCACGTGGCTGGCCTGCTGTTGCTGGGCAACATCGCCACGGATGGGTATGTTAACGGCGATCCGGATGGTAACGCAGATCCGATTGCGCACCGCTAG
- a CDS encoding peptidylprolyl isomerase has protein sequence MSTMRKKFLSYFGRPLLLAACLLPLFSCNKAPDETNGETTEATTDAEQTLEPLTSENVVAKLEEFGRNNPDSLAVITTRHGSIKVRLYKETPLHRANFVRLTKAGFYDQGEFYRVVKGFAVQGGDSDEREMKQGAYKIPQEFNPKYIHKRGALAMARYGDERNPDKESSSHNFYIVTGKPVSKEELLAFEQKHGIDYTPEQEKTYLSVGGEPGLDTEYTVFGEVVEGMDVVEKIEQEPVDASDWPRQIVPHTIKIVKE, from the coding sequence ATGAGCACTATGAGAAAGAAGTTCTTATCCTACTTTGGCCGCCCACTGCTGCTGGCCGCCTGCCTGCTGCCCCTGTTTAGCTGCAACAAAGCGCCCGACGAGACCAACGGCGAGACTACGGAAGCCACAACCGATGCGGAGCAGACGCTGGAACCGCTAACCTCCGAGAACGTAGTGGCCAAACTGGAGGAGTTTGGCCGCAACAACCCCGATAGCCTGGCCGTGATCACCACCCGCCACGGAAGTATAAAAGTGCGCCTTTACAAGGAAACACCGCTGCACCGCGCCAACTTCGTGCGCCTCACCAAAGCCGGCTTCTACGACCAGGGCGAGTTTTACCGGGTGGTGAAAGGCTTTGCCGTACAGGGCGGCGACTCTGACGAGCGCGAAATGAAACAGGGGGCCTACAAAATCCCACAAGAGTTTAATCCCAAATACATACACAAGCGCGGCGCCCTGGCCATGGCCCGCTACGGCGACGAGCGCAACCCGGACAAGGAGTCATCCTCCCACAACTTCTACATCGTAACCGGTAAGCCCGTAAGCAAAGAGGAGCTGCTGGCCTTCGAGCAGAAGCACGGCATAGATTACACCCCGGAGCAGGAGAAAACTTACCTCTCCGTAGGCGGCGAGCCGGGACTTGACACCGAGTACACCGTGTTTGGCGAAGTGGTGGAAGGCATGGATGTGGTGGAGAAAATTGAGCAGGAGCCAGTGGATGCCTCCGACTGGCCGCGCCAGATCGTGCCGCATACCATCAAGATCGTGAAGGAGTAG
- a CDS encoding S9 family peptidase, protein MNFTKTKAARRLAAHLLCALLLGGTAAPAALAQDANTGYQRPPETIAAIIEAPNTPSVSISAKGDWMLLLESPGYPSIEEVSAPESRLAGIRINPATNGPSRGYYYNGLKLKKVSNADEFAIKGLPQNAQLSNVTWSPDEKYIAFTNTKVNGIELWIADLGAREAKKLTEAVVNDAYSGRPFEWLSDSRTLVVKFVDEKRGDMPKATHVPTGPTIQENIGKAKPSRTYQDLLKNRNDEQLFDYYMQTQLKLISVDGKQESIGQAGIIKSIDASPDGQYLLVQTIQKPYSYLVPHYYFPYKVEVWNRNGQVVKELAQLPLAEDIPIAFDAVAKGPRSYNWRSDKPATLYWAEAQDGGDANKEAAVRDHVYMLDAPFNGKPSQLASTKYRYRGVMWGENMAIVNERWWKTRQERSTLVNPSKASAKATVLIERSYEDNYNDPGSPVFTKNKYGRSVLLTDKKKQNIYMISEGGSPEGNRPFVSEFNLKSRKAAILWRSEAPYYERPVDIIDLNDKKIITRRESENDPPNYFVRDLKKKQLTQVTKFPHPTPQLEGVQKQMLQYKREDGVNLTAVLYLPKDYKKGDTPLPMLLWAYPREFKDAAAAGQVKSSPYEFTRISWGSPLFWVTQGYAILDRTDIPIVGEGDAQPNDTYVQQLVSSAKAAIDEVVKMGVADPKRIAVGGHSYGAFMTGNLLAHSDLFAAGIARSGAYNRTLTPFGFQAEERTYWDAPEVYFQMSPFSFANKVNEPILLIHGEADNNSGTFPVQSERFYNALKGHGATARLVFLPAESHGYRAKESVLHMLWEMDQWLEKYVKNRQVQ, encoded by the coding sequence ATGAACTTTACGAAAACCAAAGCCGCCCGGCGCCTGGCCGCACACCTGCTGTGCGCACTGCTGCTGGGAGGCACAGCTGCACCTGCTGCACTGGCCCAGGATGCCAACACCGGCTACCAGCGCCCACCCGAAACCATCGCAGCCATTATCGAGGCCCCAAACACGCCGTCGGTAAGTATAAGCGCCAAGGGCGACTGGATGCTGCTGCTCGAGAGCCCGGGCTACCCAAGTATAGAGGAGGTGTCGGCGCCGGAGAGCCGCCTGGCCGGTATTCGCATCAACCCTGCTACCAACGGCCCCAGCCGTGGCTACTACTACAATGGCCTGAAGCTTAAAAAGGTGAGCAACGCCGATGAGTTCGCGATCAAAGGGCTGCCGCAGAACGCGCAGCTCTCTAACGTTACCTGGTCGCCAGACGAGAAGTATATTGCCTTTACCAACACCAAAGTCAATGGCATAGAGCTGTGGATTGCCGACCTGGGAGCTAGAGAGGCTAAAAAGCTGACAGAGGCTGTGGTAAACGATGCCTACAGCGGCCGCCCGTTTGAGTGGCTGTCGGACAGCAGGACGCTGGTAGTAAAGTTTGTGGATGAGAAGCGTGGCGACATGCCGAAGGCAACGCATGTGCCAACCGGCCCTACTATCCAGGAAAATATCGGCAAGGCCAAGCCCTCGCGCACCTACCAGGATTTGCTGAAGAACCGCAACGACGAGCAGCTGTTCGATTACTACATGCAGACGCAGCTGAAGCTGATTTCTGTGGACGGTAAGCAGGAGTCCATAGGGCAAGCCGGCATCATCAAAAGTATAGACGCCTCTCCGGATGGGCAGTACCTGCTAGTGCAGACCATCCAGAAACCCTATTCATACCTGGTGCCGCATTATTACTTCCCTTACAAGGTAGAAGTATGGAATCGCAACGGCCAGGTCGTAAAGGAGCTGGCGCAGCTACCCTTGGCCGAGGATATCCCGATTGCCTTCGATGCCGTGGCCAAAGGCCCGCGTAGTTATAACTGGCGCTCTGATAAACCAGCCACGCTGTACTGGGCCGAGGCACAGGACGGCGGCGATGCAAACAAAGAGGCAGCCGTGCGCGACCACGTATACATGTTGGATGCACCCTTCAACGGGAAGCCTTCCCAACTGGCCTCGACCAAGTACCGTTACCGTGGCGTGATGTGGGGCGAGAACATGGCCATCGTGAACGAGCGCTGGTGGAAAACCCGCCAGGAGCGCAGCACCCTGGTAAACCCTTCCAAAGCATCTGCCAAAGCCACTGTGCTCATCGAGCGCTCTTACGAGGATAACTACAACGACCCGGGCTCGCCGGTGTTCACCAAGAACAAGTATGGCCGCAGCGTGCTGCTGACGGATAAGAAAAAGCAAAACATCTACATGATCTCAGAGGGCGGCTCGCCGGAAGGGAATCGTCCGTTTGTAAGCGAATTCAACCTAAAGTCAAGGAAGGCAGCTATACTTTGGAGATCGGAGGCCCCTTACTATGAGCGCCCGGTGGACATCATCGACCTGAACGACAAGAAGATCATCACCCGAAGAGAGTCTGAAAACGACCCGCCGAACTATTTCGTGCGCGACCTGAAGAAGAAGCAACTGACGCAGGTAACCAAATTCCCGCACCCAACACCACAGCTGGAGGGGGTACAGAAGCAGATGCTACAATACAAGCGCGAGGATGGCGTGAACCTGACGGCTGTTTTATACTTGCCAAAGGACTACAAGAAAGGCGATACACCGCTGCCAATGCTGCTGTGGGCTTACCCGCGCGAGTTTAAGGATGCTGCTGCCGCCGGTCAGGTGAAAAGCTCTCCATACGAGTTTACGCGCATCAGCTGGGGCTCTCCGCTGTTCTGGGTAACGCAGGGCTACGCCATCCTCGACAGGACCGATATTCCGATAGTAGGGGAGGGAGACGCACAGCCAAACGATACCTACGTGCAGCAGCTGGTGTCCAGTGCCAAGGCCGCTATCGACGAGGTAGTGAAAATGGGCGTGGCCGATCCGAAGCGCATTGCCGTGGGAGGCCACTCGTACGGCGCGTTTATGACCGGAAACCTGCTGGCGCACTCCGATCTGTTTGCCGCCGGTATTGCGCGTAGCGGGGCCTATAACCGCACCCTGACACCGTTTGGTTTCCAGGCGGAGGAGCGTACGTACTGGGATGCCCCGGAAGTATACTTCCAGATGTCGCCGTTCTCATTCGCCAACAAGGTAAATGAGCCGATCCTGCTCATTCATGGCGAGGCCGACAATAACTCAGGCACATTCCCGGTACAGAGCGAGCGCTTCTACAACGCCCTGAAAGGCCATGGAGCCACGGCCCGCCTGGTTTTCCTGCCAGCTGAAAGCCACGGCTACCGCGCCAAGGAGTCTGTGCTGCACATGCTCTGGGAGATGGACCAGTGGCTGGAGAAGTACGTGAAGAACCGCCAGGTGCAGTAG